The Sphingomonas aliaeris genome segment ATACACCGTGGAAGACCCCACCACGGTGATATGATCGCGAGAGCCCGCACCCCCGCCGCTCGCCTGATCCTCGCACGCCGCCAGCGAAAGCGCGAGCGGGACGAGCAGAAAAGGCAGCAGTCTCGGCACGTGTGAAACGTCTCCAGCGAAGGCGACGATCGGCCCGGCGACTCTCGCCCTAGCTCGCCGCTCCTGCGGCTGTGTGACAGTTCGGTTGCCGTTTTATGACATGGGGAACGGCGGCCGATGCTCCATATGACGGACATGAAAAAATGTTTTTGTCGTGCCACCTGCAGGTTGCCGTTTAGGAAATCCAACCTGGCAAGCATCGTGCAGTCCAGTTCTTGTCCTTCAGGCGGACAATGCAGACTAAACCGTGGCCGAAATCCTTTCTTTCAAGAAATGACGTCTCCACTACGGCCAAACGGCCATTCGTAGAGAAAATCGGGGTGGTGAATGACACAAAGGTCGCATGTCCCTCGGCGTCTTGTGCCGGGCCGGCAATACCTTTCCAACTGCAACTCGGTCTGAAGTCCGCCGAGCCGTAAGAAGCCTCCTGAACTATAAGGTCGTCATACTCCTTCTTAGATAATCCCATCTTGACGCGATATTCGGGCACTATTTTAACAAGTTCCAGTCTTCGGGAAGACGAGCGCACGTCGTTTGGATATGCTGTCGCCGTACCGCCAATGGCCTTGGTGTATGCCGCTTGCAAGATCGCACAAGTGCGAGGTGCCGAAGCAAAAGTTTCCGCAATTCGGTAAGACTGGCCGGGCGATATCACCGCCGTCATAGCGAGCAACCCATAAAGGCTGAAGGCAAGGGTTGCCGGCATCGTGGTTTGACCAATCATTATCAGAGGTGCTGCCAGATGATCACCCTAACCCTTACGTTTGCAAGTCACCGACACAACGTTGTGATGTCCTACTCGCTCCAAACCCGCTACGCGCGTTGATGCTCTTTGACACCATCGAATTTCTTGACCCTGCCCGCGTCATTAAGCCCGCATCAGCCCCGATACCGTGTGACTTTCTGTGAACTTCGGCGCTCTTCCGCACCATCGCGACAGTGTGACCCTAGTGTGACCTTATGCGTAAACTTCCGGCGGTGAGTCAGCCCTTCGCCTCATGCGCCGGCAGGACGATCGAGACGGTGGTACCCGTGCCGACGATGCTGGAGATGTCCAGCCGTCCGCGGTGGCGCTCGACGATGTGCTTGACGATCGCGAGGCCGAGGCCGGTTCCGCCGCCCGCACGGCTACGGCCGGGATCGACGCGGTAGAATCGCTCGGTGAGGCGGGGGATATGTTCCGCCGCGATCCCGTCGCCTTTGTCCGCGACGCTCAGGCGGACCATGTTGCCCGCATCCTTCCACAGCTTCACCGTCACCGCCGAGTCGGTGCGACCGTATTTGATCGCGTTGCCGATCAGATTGTGGAGAACCTGGCTCAGCTGCACGCGGTCTCCTGCGACGGGCGGGACATGCTCGGCCAGATCCAGCACGACGTCCCCTTTGGTAATCTCGGCCCGGACCTCGCCGATCAGGCCGGCGAGATCGACGGCACGATCGGGAAGGCGGTACTTTTCGGCCTCGATGCGGCTCAGCGAGATGAGGTCCTCGACCAGCCGCTGCATCCGGCGCGCCTCATCGTCCATGATCTTGAGGAACCGGCCGCGCACCGCGGCGTCCTCGCCAGCTTCGTCGCGCAACGTCTCGATATAGCCGAGGATCGATGCCAGCGGGGTGCGCAGTTCGTGACTGGCATTGGCGACGAAATCGACACGCATCCGCTCGGCCGCATAGTTGCCCGTCTGGTCGATCAGATGCACGATGCGCTGGCCCGCCGCGCCGGACGCGACGCGCATCTGCCAGCGCTGGTCCAGCGTGCCGAGCCCGACCAGGTCGATCGGCTCCGTCTTGCCTGGCACCAGCGGCCCGACGAGCCGTTCGGCGGCGGCGGGATGACGGATGGCGAGGCGGACGTTCTGCCCGACGATATGCCCGCCGAGCAGCGCCCTGGCCGGGGCGTTCGCATGCGTCACCCGGCCTTCCGTTACGATCAGGATGGGCTCGACGATCGCTTCCAGCACGTCCTCAAGCCCCGGCGGTGGTGCTTCGGCGACGGAAAGGGGCGGCACTGGTTCGCCTGCGACCTCGCTCGTCCCGGCGGCGGCGAGAACCGCCGCGATCCCGCCGATCAGCGTCACCAGCGTCGGCTGTATGTCCTGTCCCAGCAGGAAAACGGCGATCGCCGCCACGGCGACGATGCCGATCGCGAATGCTGTGCGGATGCCGAACCCCTGAACCATTATGGGACGCCTTAGCGCAAACGTGGTTAACCCGGATAGGCCCGCTTGCGTGGGCCGTACGATTGTGAAAGGGCTGGCTTCATGAGCGACGACAAGGTCCAGAACGAAGCCGATGCAGGTACGACGCGCCGCCGCGCGCTGATGCTTGGCGCAGTGGGCGCGTCGGCGATCATCTCGATCCGCCCGGCTCTTGCCCAGACCAGTGCCTCCGTCATGGCGTGCGAGATACCGATCCCCGATCCGGCGCGCGCCGGCTCCGCGATCGCTGCCGACGGATCCGTGGTCCCTTCGGGCACGCCGGGATCGTTCGCCGCCAATGGCCGCGTGTTCAAGGCCGCCGACGTGAAGCGTGCCATGTCCGGCGGTCAGTTGCCGGGCACCGATTACGATACCAGCCGCGCCTATATGCGTTACATCCGCAAGCTGCAGTCGGGCACCAGCGGCTTTACCTGCTTCGCCTCGCTACAGATGCCGCGCGGCTGAGGCCTTGGCCGAACGCCTGTTCCGCAGCGTCCGCGCCGAGACGTTGCGGATCGCCTTTCTCGACGATTTCACCCTTGTCTATCATCGCGCGTCCGGCATCACGCATCTGCTGAACGCCCCGGCACCGGAGATATTGGCGGCATTGGGCGAGGCGGGCATGACGCTCGACGCGCTGGCGGGCGCGCTCGCCGTGGAATTTGACTTGCCCGATCTGGATGTCGAGGCGCTGTCCGCAAGGCTGGACGAACTGGCATCCGCCGGACTGGTGCTCGCGGAATGAGGCACGCTTTCTCGGTCAGGATCGGGCCGGTCGGTTTTCGCGTCGGATCGGACTGGCGAGCGCCGATCGACCAGCTTGCGGACCTCTATCGCGATTATCCGCCGCCCGATGACGGCGTTGCCGATTTCAACGTTCGATTGTTCGCGGCGCGGCCGTGGCGGCGATTCATCCGCCCGGCGGTGACGATCGGTGGAGATTTCATGCTGCCGGATGCCGCGCCGCTCCCCTTGGCGCAGGGTTTGCTCGCGGCCGAAATGGGCATGAACCTGCAAATGGCGCTGGGCCAGCGGCGCTATCTGTTGCTGCATGCGTCGGCGGTCGAACGGGACGGGCGCGCACTCTTGATGACGGGCGTGTCGGGGGCGGGGAAATCGACGCTTGCCGCCTTGTTGTCCTTGCGTGGTTGGCGGTTGATGGGGGACGAATTCGCATTGCTCGATCCGGCGACAGGCATGGTTCACGCCTTTCCGCGGCTCGTCAGCCTCAAGAACAAGGCGATAGGCGTGGTCGAACGCGCCGCGGCGGGCCACCGCTTCGGGCCACTGATGGCCGGCACCCCGAAGGGCGACATCCGGCATCTCGTGCCGGATCCAGCTGCGATCGCCGCGATGTCAGTCCCGGCCCGGCCGGCGCTGATCCTGTTCCCGAGCTACGGATACGCGCCGGCAACGCGCCAGATACCGCAGATCGAGTCGTTCGTTCGGTTGACCCAGGCCTCGACCAACTATGTGGCAATGGGGGAGCGGGGGTTCTCCGCCCTGACCGATCTGGTCAAGCGCGTCCCGTCGCTGGCGATCGATTATCCCGACACCGACACCGCAGTGGCTTTGGTCGAGGATGCCTGGGCAAACGCCGGGGCCGCGGGGTGCGCGGCATGAGTGACGGCTGGCTGCTCGCTCGTGCACTTCGTTCGCCCGGCCAGACCCTGGAACTGGACGCCGGCGCCTGGACTGACCTGCTCGCGATCGCACGAGCCGAGCAGATGATCGGAACGTTGGCGCACCGGTTGAACGCGCTCGAACTGCCAGGTTCGGTGCAGCGTATCCTGACCGACGCGCGCGCCTCCGCCGAGCAGGGGCGCGTGGCTGCTCTTTGGGAGGCGGAAGTCGCCCGCCGGGTGCTGGCTCCGCTGGGCGTACCGGTCGTTCTTTTGAAGGGAACCGCATTCGTCGCCGCCGGTCTCAAGGCAGGGCAGGGCCGGTCGATCGGCGATCTCGATATCCTCGTGCCACGCGCAGCCATCGATGCGGTCGAAAAGGCGTTGCTTCGCAACGGGTGGGAATGGGTCAAGCCGGATCCGTATGACGATGCGTATTACCGGCGATGGATGCATGAACTGCCGCCGCTGATCCACCGCGACCGGGATCGGATGATCGACGTCCATCACACAATACTGCCGCTGACCGCGCGCATCACCCCGGACGCGGACGCTCTGCTGGACGATAGCGTGGAGATCGCGCCGGGCGTCCGGACGCTCTCACCGAACGACATGCTGGTGCATGCGGCGGCGCATCTGTTTGCCGACGGTGATCTCGCCGGCGGTATGCGGAACCTGTGGGATGTGCATTGCCTTATCGAAGAATATGGCAGCGATGGTCTCATGGTACGTGCGCAGCAGCATGGCCTCGGTCGCGAAATGAAGCGCGCACTGCGACTGGCGAGCGCCCTTTACGGAGATGCCGAAGGAGTATCGCCGGTCGATTGGCTATATCTACGGCGTATGACCGCTCGAGATGGCTGGGGCCGGCCCCGGCGCATGCTCGTCCGACAGGCATTCTACATCCGCTCGCATTGGATACGCATGCCGCCGACGATGCTGGCCCGGCATCTCTGGACGAAGTGGCGCAAGGGCGCGGCAGATCGTGGCAGCGCCTGAAGTATTTCATTTCACTAAGCTGACTAACGGGTTCAGCACGTCGTAACTGCTCCCCGCCTAAAACCGGCCTACGAACAATAGTAGGAAGGGTCGTGTCATGGCCAATAGACGATGGACTGAGGAAGACGTTGCGGATCTGCGCGAGCAGGTTGCCGCGGGACGCACCGTCCGCGAAATCGCGCACGGCATGATGCGGTCGCAGGAGGCGACGCGCGCCCGCATGCAGATGCTGGGGCTGACCAAGCCCCGCGAGTTCAAAGCCCCTGCGAAAATTTTGGCACAGCAGGAACTTACGGAACAATAATCTTACCGTAATGTTTCTGCTCCGTTACAAACAGAGGGAGAGTTCACATGTCGGATTATCGTAGCACGGACCGCGATACCGTCGTCGTCAAGCGCCGCAGCGGCGGAACCGTGATCGCCGTCATCGTCGTGGCCGCGCTGGTCATCGTTGGCTTGCTGTTCGCGACGGGGTTCTGGAGCGCCGACGTGAAGGAAGGGGCATTGCCGGACGTGTCGGTCAAGGGCGGTGAAATGCCGAAGGTCGATGTCGATTCCAAGGAAGTCGTCGTTGGCACGAGCAAGGCAAAGGTCGAAGTGCCGAAGGTCGAGACCGAAACCAAGACGATCGACGTACCGGTCGTGGGCGTCAAGGACGACAACAAGTAAGCCTGTCGTCCAGCGAACGTTTTTGCCGCTTATCTGGCGTGTAAGCTGTACCGCGTATTTGGTGTGTATAAATGTGGGGCGTCCGGTAATTCGGACGCCTCATTTTTTGCGCGGTCGTTCTGGCGGCTTACCAAGCATACCTCAGTCCTGTCGACGACCGCCAAGTCGCTCCAACGCTGGTATCAGTTCGGCATATCCGTCGATGACCGCATCCGCCCCGAGTTCTTCGACGGGCTGCATCATGAAGCCGAAGCTTACCGCAACGGCCGGGATCTCAGCGTTCTTTGCGGCCATGATGTCGTAAATGGAATCTCCGATAAACGCAGCGCGCGTGCCGCTGCCGTCTGCGCTGCATCGGCGAATCATTTCGTCGATCGGCGCGCGATGTGGTTTCGACAATCCCGGCCCCATCGTGTCGCCGCCGATCAGCGTCGCGAACCGGTCCCGGAGGCCCAACTCGCCGAGAAGTTTCTCGGCAAAGCTCTCGAACTTGTTGGTGACGATCGCTGCCTTCACGCCCATCATGTCAAACCGGTCGAGCACCTCCATCGCGCCGGGATAGGGGTGCGAGTGAATGGAAATGTGCGCCTCGTAATATCCCAGCATACGTTTGTAGAGCGCGCGGAATTCATCCGGTTCGCAGCCGCCGGTCGCCTCCAGCCCAAGCGTCAGCATATGCTTGGCCCCGCCGCCAATCATCGGCTTGACCTGCTCCACCGTCAGGATGGGGCGACCGGCGAACGCTAGCGTTTCGTTGACCGCCGCGGTCAGGTCCCCGCTCGTGTCGATGAAGGTTCCGTCCAGATCGAAGCCGACGATATCGAATGAAAAGTGTGTCATGATCGGCATGCCTGACAGCATCGCTATGGAATTAGCAATATCGTCGTGGCAGGGCGCTGCGATGACTCAGCCAATCGCCGCCATCGTGCTTGCCGCCGGCAAAGGCACGCGCATGAAGTCCGATCTGCACAAAGTGCTGCATCCCATAGCCGGGCGGCCGATGCTCCTGCATCTTACGCAGGCGGTCGCCGATCTTGGGGCGCAGCGCACGATCGTCGTGACGGGCGCCGGACGCGAGCAGGTGGAGGCAGCGGTGGCGCCGCTTGGAATCGCGACCGCGGTACAGTCGGAGCAACTCGGCACGGCGCATGCGGTGGCGCAGGCGGAAAGCGCGCTGTCCGGTTTCGACGGTGACGTCTTGATCCTTTACGGCGATGTCCCGCTAGTGACGTCAAGAACGATGCGTCGGATGCTGGATATGCTGCAGTCCGAAGATGCGCCGACGGCTGTCGTGCTTGGCTTCCGCCCGGACGTGCCCGGTGCATATGGCCGGATCATAGCCGGGCCGGACGGACGGATCATCAAGATGGTGGAGGCGAAGGACGCGACGCCCGAGGAACTGTCGGAAACGCTGTGCAATTCCGGACTGATGGCCGTGCGTTCCGCCGATCTGTTCCGATTGCTGTCGCGCGTCGGCAACGACAATGCGGCCGGCGAATATTACCTTCCCGACGTCGTGATGCTCGCGCAGGCCGAGGGCGGTTTCGCCGTGGTCACGGAAACGGACGCGGACGAAGTCGCAGGCGTAAACAGCCGCGCCGAGCTGGCGGCGGTCGACGCGTCGTGGCAGGTGCGTCGGAGAGCCGAGGCAATGGCCGGGGGCGCCACGCTGATTGCGCCGGATACCGTCTGGTTCGCGCATGACACCGTGATCGGCCGCGACGTACTGATCGAACCAAACGTGTTTTTCGGTCCCGGCGTGGCCATCGCGGATGGCGCGACGATCCGGGCATTCTGCCATATCGAGGGCGCGACCGTCGGCGCGAAGGCTGAGGTTGGCCCCTATGCGCGACTGCGGCCAGGTGCCGTGATGGGCGATAAGTCGAAGGTCGGCAATTTCGTCGAGATGAAGAAGGCGGTTCTGGGTGAAGGCGCAAAAGCCAACCATCTGTCGTATCTCGGAGACGCGGAGGTCGGCGCGGGCGCGAACATCGGCGCGGGTACGATCACATGCAACTATGACGGCTTCTTCAAGGCAAAGACCGTCATTGGCGAGGGTGCTTTTATCGGGTCGAACAGCGCGCTGGTCGCTCCGGTATCGATCGGCGCAGGAGCGATCGTCGCCGCCGGATCGGTCGTGACGGCGGACGTCGAAGCCGATGCGCTGTGTCTCGTTCGACCGGTACAGGTATCGAAGCCGGGTTGGGCAAAGCGTTTTCGTAATGCGATGCTTGTCAAGAAAGTTGCCAAGAACTGAAGGCCCGCGGGCACGGAGACGAAGCAAATGTGTGGAATCGTTGGCATCCTGAGCATGGAAGACGTGGCCGATCGTTTGCTCGACGGACTTAAGCGCCTTGAGTATCGCGGCTATGATTCCGCCGGAATCGCGACGGATCACGGCGGGCAGATCGAACGGCGGCGCGCGTCGGGGAAGCTGATCAACCTCGCCAGGGAATTGGCCGCGCATCCTTTGCCCGGCCGCACCGGTATCGCGCATACGCGATGGGCGACGCATGGCGGGCCGACCACGAACAACGCGCATCCGCATGCGACCGGCGAAGTCGCGGTCGTGCACAACGGCATCATCGAAAATTTCAAACCGCTGCGCGACGAGTTGATCGCACGGGGCCGGACGTTTACGAGCGAGACCGATACCGAAGTCGTCGCCCACCTGATCAGCGAGAAGGTGGAGGCCGGAATGGCGCCGCAGGATGCGGTGCGTGACGTGTTGCCCCGGCTGCACGGCGCATTCGCCCTGGCGATTCTGTTCCGTCAGCATCCCGATCTGCTGATCGGCGCGCGACTGGGTTCGCCGCTCG includes the following:
- a CDS encoding ATP-binding protein — protein: MVQGFGIRTAFAIGIVAVAAIAVFLLGQDIQPTLVTLIGGIAAVLAAAGTSEVAGEPVPPLSVAEAPPPGLEDVLEAIVEPILIVTEGRVTHANAPARALLGGHIVGQNVRLAIRHPAAAERLVGPLVPGKTEPIDLVGLGTLDQRWQMRVASGAAGQRIVHLIDQTGNYAAERMRVDFVANASHELRTPLASILGYIETLRDEAGEDAAVRGRFLKIMDDEARRMQRLVEDLISLSRIEAEKYRLPDRAVDLAGLIGEVRAEITKGDVVLDLAEHVPPVAGDRVQLSQVLHNLIGNAIKYGRTDSAVTVKLWKDAGNMVRLSVADKGDGIAAEHIPRLTERFYRVDPGRSRAGGGTGLGLAIVKHIVERHRGRLDISSIVGTGTTVSIVLPAHEAKG
- a CDS encoding HPr-rel-A system PqqD family peptide chaperone, producing the protein MAERLFRSVRAETLRIAFLDDFTLVYHRASGITHLLNAPAPEILAALGEAGMTLDALAGALAVEFDLPDLDVEALSARLDELASAGLVLAE
- a CDS encoding HprK-related kinase A, which codes for MRHAFSVRIGPVGFRVGSDWRAPIDQLADLYRDYPPPDDGVADFNVRLFAARPWRRFIRPAVTIGGDFMLPDAAPLPLAQGLLAAEMGMNLQMALGQRRYLLLHASAVERDGRALLMTGVSGAGKSTLAALLSLRGWRLMGDEFALLDPATGMVHAFPRLVSLKNKAIGVVERAAAGHRFGPLMAGTPKGDIRHLVPDPAAIAAMSVPARPALILFPSYGYAPATRQIPQIESFVRLTQASTNYVAMGERGFSALTDLVKRVPSLAIDYPDTDTAVALVEDAWANAGAAGCAA
- a CDS encoding nucleotidyltransferase domain-containing protein, which produces MSDGWLLARALRSPGQTLELDAGAWTDLLAIARAEQMIGTLAHRLNALELPGSVQRILTDARASAEQGRVAALWEAEVARRVLAPLGVPVVLLKGTAFVAAGLKAGQGRSIGDLDILVPRAAIDAVEKALLRNGWEWVKPDPYDDAYYRRWMHELPPLIHRDRDRMIDVHHTILPLTARITPDADALLDDSVEIAPGVRTLSPNDMLVHAAAHLFADGDLAGGMRNLWDVHCLIEEYGSDGLMVRAQQHGLGREMKRALRLASALYGDAEGVSPVDWLYLRRMTARDGWGRPRRMLVRQAFYIRSHWIRMPPTMLARHLWTKWRKGAADRGSA
- a CDS encoding HAD hydrolase-like protein, yielding MTHFSFDIVGFDLDGTFIDTSGDLTAAVNETLAFAGRPILTVEQVKPMIGGGAKHMLTLGLEATGGCEPDEFRALYKRMLGYYEAHISIHSHPYPGAMEVLDRFDMMGVKAAIVTNKFESFAEKLLGELGLRDRFATLIGGDTMGPGLSKPHRAPIDEMIRRCSADGSGTRAAFIGDSIYDIMAAKNAEIPAVAVSFGFMMQPVEELGADAVIDGYAELIPALERLGGRRQD
- the glmU gene encoding bifunctional UDP-N-acetylglucosamine diphosphorylase/glucosamine-1-phosphate N-acetyltransferase GlmU gives rise to the protein MTQPIAAIVLAAGKGTRMKSDLHKVLHPIAGRPMLLHLTQAVADLGAQRTIVVTGAGREQVEAAVAPLGIATAVQSEQLGTAHAVAQAESALSGFDGDVLILYGDVPLVTSRTMRRMLDMLQSEDAPTAVVLGFRPDVPGAYGRIIAGPDGRIIKMVEAKDATPEELSETLCNSGLMAVRSADLFRLLSRVGNDNAAGEYYLPDVVMLAQAEGGFAVVTETDADEVAGVNSRAELAAVDASWQVRRRAEAMAGGATLIAPDTVWFAHDTVIGRDVLIEPNVFFGPGVAIADGATIRAFCHIEGATVGAKAEVGPYARLRPGAVMGDKSKVGNFVEMKKAVLGEGAKANHLSYLGDAEVGAGANIGAGTITCNYDGFFKAKTVIGEGAFIGSNSALVAPVSIGAGAIVAAGSVVTADVEADALCLVRPVQVSKPGWAKRFRNAMLVKKVAKN